TGAACCTGATGCCCCGGGCGCAGGCCATGAAGGAAGTTCACGCTCCGCGCGATGTGGCGTCGCTCAAAAAAGCCCGGTACCGCCTCAAATTCGAAGAGCTGTTTATGATCCAGGTGGGGCTGTTGCGACAAAAGCTCATCAACCAACAAAAGCTGCGAGGCTTTGCATTTTCGGAGGTGGGTGAGCACTTTCACGGCTTCTACGAGAAACTACCGTTTGCCCTTACCGACGCCCAAAAACGCGTACTGAAAGAAATTCGCCGCGACCTCGGCTCCGGGAAACACATGAACCGGCTTTTGCAGGGCGATGTGGGCAGCGGCAAAACAGTGGTGGCCGTACTGAGCATGCTGCTAGCAGTTGACAATGGTTACCAGGCGGCACTGATGGCCCCCACCGAAATTCTTGCGCAGCAGCACTTTCAGGGTATTTACGAGTGGCTCAATCCGCTCGGCATTCGGGTGGAGTTACTAACCGGAAGCACCCGCAAAGCTGTTCGCCGCAATATATCGGAGTCGCTTGAATCCGGTGAGCTTTCAATTCTTATTGGCACGCATGCGCTGCTGGAAGATCCCGTGCAGTTTGCCAATCTGGGGCTGGTGGTAATCGACGAGCAACACCGCTTTGGCGTGGCACAGCGGGCAAAATTGTGGAAGAAGAACAAGCAGCCTCCCCACGTGCTGGTGATGACCGCCACGCCCATTCCGCGAACCCTTGCCATGACAGCCTACGGCGACCTCGATGTATCTACCATTGATGAATTGCCACCCGGTCGCAAGGATATTCAAACGGTACACCGCTTTGACAATGCCCGTGCCCGCATATTTGGTTTTATGGCCGATGAAATGGCCAAAGGGAGGCAGGTTTACGTGGTATATCCGCTCATTGAGGAATCGCAGGCCATGGATTACAAAGACCTGATGGATGGATACGAAAGCATTGTGCGGCGCTTTCCCATGCCGGATTACAACGTGAGCATTGTGCACGGAAAGATGAAGGCCCAGGATAAGGACTGGGAGATGCAGCGATTTGTAAAAGGCGAAACCCAGATTATGGTGGCCACCACGGTAATTGAGGTGGGCGTAAATGTGCCCAATGCCTCCGTGATGGTGATTGAAAGTGCCGAGCGCTTCGGACTATCGCAGTTGCACCAGTTGCGGGGCAGGGTAGGGCGCGGCGCCGAGCAGTCGTATTGTATTTTGATGAGCGGCGAAGATATTTCGGCCGATGCACGTGAGCGACTGGCTACCATGTGCCGCACCAACAACGGTTTTGAGATTGCAGAGGTAGATTTGCGCCTGCGTGGTCCGGGCAACCTGATGGGCACTCAGCAAAGCGGGGCCCTCAATCTGGCCATTGCCGATATCGTGAAAGACCAGGACCTACTTCAACTCGCCAGGGCCAAAGCTGCCCAAATGCTCGAGGCCGACCCCTCGCTTTCACTACCCGAAAATGCACCAGTCAGCCATTTCCTCAAAGGAAAGATCAAAAAAATAGGTTGGGGGCGAATTTCCTGACGCTACTTATATTGCACGAAAACAGCGATCTATGTGATGGGTTAGACGTATCCGTGAAAAAAATCATGTTTCGCAGAAAAAAACGGGCAACCCTTTTTAATCGGTGCGTTTTACATGCACAACTTCCGATTGAACAATCAAAAAGTTGTGATGGTTTCAAAATTTTCCTTGCAGGTTTTACGAAAAAGCGTCCCTTCCCGGACGCTTTTTTGTTTGGGTAATTTGAAGATTGGAAGGTAGGGTAACAGGATGGCTTTTCGCTTAGCCTGAATCTTCGGTTGAGGAACTTCCCTCCTGGTCACTTCCTTCACTTTCAGCGCGGCAAAACACACAATAGCGTGCTTTACTGGCGTGCCTAAAGGGCTTGGACGAATCAAACATTTCTTCCAGAAGTTGGCGCAGGATGTTCTCAAATTCGTTGGTGTGCTCTGGAAGCAGCACATTTGCATTGCTCCATTTTACCGGGAGCAGCCACGGCTCCAGGTTGCGCATGGAGATATTTCCCACCTGCAGTGAGCCCAGGTAATTGTGCTCGCCGCGGTACATCCACGCGTACGTCATTAACTGCAAAGCCTTGGTCAATCCCGTTTTTTCGATAAGGTCTTCGGGTGAAGAAACAGAAACGTCTTTCTGCTCCACCTTGCCGGTTTTGTAGTCAATAATCCGCAGAACACCGTCGCACACATCCACGCGATCGGCGTTTCCTCGCAGGTTTACGGCAACCGAACCGATGGCGGTCTCTATGGTCAAATGGTGTTTCAGTTCCAGCTCCAGGCTTTTGATCTGTACGGCCTTGTTGGGTTTTTCGAAACGCTTCAACCTGTCAATTTCATGTGTGAGAAATCGCTTTACAAATCCCGATGCCACGTTAAAAATAAGGTGATTCAAACCGCTGTCCACACCGTCCTTGCTGTAGATGACGCTGAACTGCTCCTTGCACATCTCATCGGCGTGGTCAAAAGCGGCTTCAAGGTGGGTGGTTTCCAGGTTTTTTCCTCCTTCAAAAGGCTTGTAAATGTCTTCGAGCACCTTGTGTACTACACTACCCAGTGTAGAGGCCTCAATGGTTTCTTCCAGCTCGTCGGGCTCATTGTAGCCCAGCACGTAGTAGTGATAAAAGTCGAGCGGACATTCCAGGTATTTCATCAGGGCCGATGGCGACAATCCGCGCTCGCACCTTTCTTTGAGTGACTGCAACACCGCAGGGGTTTTGATGACCTCGGCCGAAGCGAAAGGCAGTTTGCTGTCGGCAATTTGAATCACGCGATGCTTGAGGGTGATATTGGGCAGCGCTTGCCAATCGTGGGTGATTTGCTCCAGGTAGCGACTGCGCTCTGAGCCGTGCCAAGCGTCCTGATTGGTGCTGTACAAAAGCGTGGTGTGTTTGCTTCGGGTAAGCAAGCGGTAAAAGTGGTAGGCGAAAATGGCTTCGTGCTCCTGGTGTGTGGGCAGCCGGTGAAATTTTTTGAGTTCAAAGGGAATGAGGCTTTGCCTGCTTCCACTGCCGGGCATGGTGTGTTCGTTGCAGGTGAGAACGATCAGGCGGTCAAAATCGAGCGCACGGGTTTCCAGCATTCCCATCACCTGAAGCCCTGTGAGCGGTTCACCCACCAGGTTGAGCTTTTCGCCGGCGGCAAGCGATTGAAAAAGCGTGGGAAAGGCCTCTCGCTCCAACACCTCTGGGAATTTTGCCGCCAGCAATTCCAACCGCCGGATTACCTTGAGGTAGTGAAAAAGGTATTCCTTTTCCATTGCAAAGCCCTCCTGCTCAGAGAGCGGCGTTAATACGCCCTGAAGCAATTGCTGTGCGGCATGGAGATATGCGCTGTGGGTGCCTCGGCCCAAAATCAGCGATTGAAGGAATGCGCGCGTTTCTTCGTGCTCGCAGTTTTCCAACAGATCTTGCACGCTCAGCATCACGCGGTTCTCCTGCCTGAAATGGTTGAGCATCTGTTGCACATCGTTGGCAAAGGAGCGCGAAAGCTGTAAATACGGGTGAAGCAATAGTCTAAATATCAACCGGTAGTGAAATACTTCATCGCGTTCAAGCGACTCGAGCCACTCAAACAACAAGTTAAACAGGCTGTGCGCCGGACTTTGTGCTGTGGGAAACCCCATGGTTACATTTACCGGCCCGCTCTCCTCCGGAAGTGCCTGCAGCACGGCCGGAAGTAGTTTTTCGTCGGCCAGTACAATGGCGGTATTTTGCACATTGGGGTTTTGGCGCAGCAATTGCGCCATCCAGTCGCACTGTGCAAGTTCATTGGGGGCGGCTGCAATTTCTATTTCATGCGGGTTTTTTTCAAGAGCATGGTCCTGCCATAAAAAATCACCGTCAAAATCGCGGCGGTTGCGCTTCATAAACAGATCGGCCTCGTGTCCCGGGTAGTTGGCAAAGTACGCGTCGCTGTCCCATAGAACGGTAGCTTTTTGGATGTCCTGTAAGCGCTGCATGATTTTCTTTTCGGAGGCCGAAAGGGCGTTGAAACCCGCAAAAAGGATGTGCTCGTACGGGAGCTCGCTCCGGCGTTCGTCCACCCGGCCTGCGGCATCGCGAAACATGAGACCCTGATAGGCCACTCCATTGTTTTTGAGAAGTTCAGTAAAATGCGTGTAGAGTGCCCCCAGTTTTTTCCAGAACCACGCGTATTGTTGTTGATTGTCTGTGAGCGAGTCCTCGTTGAGGCTCCATTCGTCGAGTTCTTTGAGGTTGGTGAGGTCTCTGAAAAAGCTTTGGCTGTCAATCATATATGCATCTACCTCGCTAAAATCGCGCAGTGCCAGGGGAGCCCATTTCAGAAACCTGCCGAAGTTTTCTGCGTCT
This genomic window from Cryomorphaceae bacterium contains:
- the recG gene encoding ATP-dependent DNA helicase RecG; this translates as MPELPLTYVKGIGPQRAEVLQAELKLTSLKDLFLHLPFRYVDRTQFHRIADIASDEEAVQIRGVLRTLGEVGTGRTRRLVGIFQDDTGQIELVWFKGIRWVMGALQVGASYVAYGKPTRFKNTWNIAHPEMEKAGAVMAPTVAGLQPVYSTTEKLSARGMNSRGIERIIKGVLNELPPLFPENLPHYLVDALNLMPRAQAMKEVHAPRDVASLKKARYRLKFEELFMIQVGLLRQKLINQQKLRGFAFSEVGEHFHGFYEKLPFALTDAQKRVLKEIRRDLGSGKHMNRLLQGDVGSGKTVVAVLSMLLAVDNGYQAALMAPTEILAQQHFQGIYEWLNPLGIRVELLTGSTRKAVRRNISESLESGELSILIGTHALLEDPVQFANLGLVVIDEQHRFGVAQRAKLWKKNKQPPHVLVMTATPIPRTLAMTAYGDLDVSTIDELPPGRKDIQTVHRFDNARARIFGFMADEMAKGRQVYVVYPLIEESQAMDYKDLMDGYESIVRRFPMPDYNVSIVHGKMKAQDKDWEMQRFVKGETQIMVATTVIEVGVNVPNASVMVIESAERFGLSQLHQLRGRVGRGAEQSYCILMSGEDISADARERLATMCRTNNGFEIAEVDLRLRGPGNLMGTQQSGALNLAIADIVKDQDLLQLARAKAAQMLEADPSLSLPENAPVSHFLKGKIKKIGWGRIS
- a CDS encoding PD-(D/E)XK nuclease family protein, which produces MNQPFLARVASHLLHIATKPLHRYAVVLPSRRAAVYFRKHLAAQLKEPHFAPHIFTLDHFVEQLTPLKPADRMELLFLLFQSYRAVWQTDAENFGRFLKWAPLALRDFSEVDAYMIDSQSFFRDLTNLKELDEWSLNEDSLTDNQQQYAWFWKKLGALYTHFTELLKNNGVAYQGLMFRDAAGRVDERRSELPYEHILFAGFNALSASEKKIMQRLQDIQKATVLWDSDAYFANYPGHEADLFMKRNRRDFDGDFLWQDHALEKNPHEIEIAAAPNELAQCDWMAQLLRQNPNVQNTAIVLADEKLLPAVLQALPEESGPVNVTMGFPTAQSPAHSLFNLLFEWLESLERDEVFHYRLIFRLLLHPYLQLSRSFANDVQQMLNHFRQENRVMLSVQDLLENCEHEETRAFLQSLILGRGTHSAYLHAAQQLLQGVLTPLSEQEGFAMEKEYLFHYLKVIRRLELLAAKFPEVLEREAFPTLFQSLAAGEKLNLVGEPLTGLQVMGMLETRALDFDRLIVLTCNEHTMPGSGSRQSLIPFELKKFHRLPTHQEHEAIFAYHFYRLLTRSKHTTLLYSTNQDAWHGSERSRYLEQITHDWQALPNITLKHRVIQIADSKLPFASAEVIKTPAVLQSLKERCERGLSPSALMKYLECPLDFYHYYVLGYNEPDELEETIEASTLGSVVHKVLEDIYKPFEGGKNLETTHLEAAFDHADEMCKEQFSVIYSKDGVDSGLNHLIFNVASGFVKRFLTHEIDRLKRFEKPNKAVQIKSLELELKHHLTIETAIGSVAVNLRGNADRVDVCDGVLRIIDYKTGKVEQKDVSVSSPEDLIEKTGLTKALQLMTYAWMYRGEHNYLGSLQVGNISMRNLEPWLLPVKWSNANVLLPEHTNEFENILRQLLEEMFDSSKPFRHASKARYCVFCRAESEGSDQEGSSSTEDSG